The Marivirga salinae DNA window TAAATATCGTAGATATGGGATCTGGCAAAGGCTATTTAACATTTGCTCTCTATGATTTCTTGCGCAATACGCGAAAGCTAGATGTTCAAGTTACGGGTATAGAGCTAAGGGGAGAACTTGTAACCTATTGTAATGAGGTAGCTAAAAAGTGTGAATATCATGATCTGTCCTTTGTTTCAGAAAGGATAGAAAACTATGATGAGGCAAAAATAGATATATTGATAGCACTACATGCGTGCGATACTGCTACGGACGATGCCATTTATAAAGGTTTAATATCCAAATCTTCATTAATCATATGTGCTCCTTGCTGTCATAAGCAGGTGCGACAAAGTGTAAAAGGAACGGCTCAGGAAAATCCCATTCTAAAATATGGTATTTTCAAAGAACGTCAATTTGAAATGGTAACCGATACAATACGTGCACTGCTATTGGAGAAGAACCAGTACAACACCAAAGTATTCGAATTTATCTCAAACGAACATACACGAAAAAATGTGATGTTGGTGGGTTCAAAGGCAAGTAAAGCACCTAATATAGAAGCAATTGATGCTAAAATAGAGGGGCTCAAGAAGGAATACGGAGTAGCTGAACACTATTTAGAGACACAATTAGATAAAGGTTTTAGATAAAAAAGCGCTCTTTTAGAACTTATACAGTTTATGAGATACTCTCAAAAATAATATTAGGGTATTTTTTAAAGCCAGTGACTTAGATATAAACTATCTCACCTCCTACTATTTCTTTACTGCATGTCATTAATCTTACTATCTAAAACTGAAGTTTTTCTTTTCCCACCAGATCCAAATCCAAAAACCAGCTGCAATAGCTAATGAAGCCATTAAAAAACTGAAATGAATATTAAAACTTATCCAAGATGATCCAATTTCAGGTAAAGAAAGATCAAATAAACCAAATTGAGTATCGGTAAGCAAAAATGTAGAAATAATTAAGCCTATGAAAACAAGCGGGATTAGATAGCCTACAACTGACCTACTACTTTTGATTGAAAGCCGTGTTTTTGAAGTTTCTATTGCTTCAATTCTGCGCATTGTCTTAGTGGAAAATCCGTAAGAAGGACCTTCATTGCTTTCCTCTAATATTTTTTTTATTTCCTTATCTTCCATCATCTTATACTTTCTATTTCATATTTTAGCATTTGCTGAAGATGTCCTTCCAAACGCTTTCTTGCTCGGTGCAGTTGTACTTTTACAGTATTCCTATTGATGCCTGTAATTTCTTCAATTTCCTTTAATTCACACTCATTTTGATAATAAAGTGTTAGTAAAGTGTTTTCTTGAGGACTCATTTTAGTTAAGGCCTTTTGGATAAAATCCTTACGCTCTGCATCCAATAAATCTTTCATCCCATGATTATTGATAGAACTATCTAGTTTATCATCATCCAACTCCTCAGAAAAGCCAAGCCGCTTATTAGCTGAAATTTTATTTAAGCTGTTATTATAGGTAATTCTATAAAGCCAAGTGCTAAATTTAGAATTTCCTTTAAATGACTTCATTCTTCTATAAGCTTTCACAAAACTATCCTGCGCAACCTCCTCAGCATCTTCCCTATTCTTGATGATCCTAAAAGCCAAATTAAAAACTTGCTTTTCATACAGCAATATGATTTCATTAAAAGCCTGGGTTTCCCCTTGCTTTACTTTTTGGATGATATTGAGAATACTTTTTTCTTCCACTGCTTATTGTTACTTCCATTTGACAAGTTGAAAGTAATGGTGGTTACAACAATTTAAAGTTATTTATTAAAATTGGCTTTCATATTAATAAATACTAATTCAGTTATTGCTAAAATCACCCCGACAATTCCCTCAAGGGGATAACCTCTCTGTATTTATCAACCATTAAGGCTTCTTCATTGTCATGTGAAGAACCATCCACCTTAATTGCCAATATAAGTTCATGGCAATAAAAATCCACAATGTAATTATCTGTTGGAAATTGCCGATGATATTGGAAGCCTAATTTTCTACCTTTTATTTGCTCCCTAAGCAATATTTCCGCCAATGTGCTGTCTTTTCTTAACTCTCAAGCTTTTTCTTTTAAAT harbors:
- a CDS encoding class I SAM-dependent methyltransferase, with translation MDETQQFFQEIEKSLKEDSFVKLTLSKPIRKSEDLENVYLREVAIKDEKMISFTYRFKTNDQVKNYTFEEAIKELENLLQNSFRIATLFTLEKDIAIRFNKKGKATITNNPPTFSDKLPADHDKQKVKRASESEFLFHLGIKDKQGKVIPKMADKFKQINKYLEIIDGLLKSTSLPKKINIVDMGSGKGYLTFALYDFLRNTRKLDVQVTGIELRGELVTYCNEVAKKCEYHDLSFVSERIENYDEAKIDILIALHACDTATDDAIYKGLISKSSLIICAPCCHKQVRQSVKGTAQENPILKYGIFKERQFEMVTDTIRALLLEKNQYNTKVFEFISNEHTRKNVMLVGSKASKAPNIEAIDAKIEGLKKEYGVAEHYLETQLDKGFR
- a CDS encoding RNA polymerase sigma factor codes for the protein MEEKSILNIIQKVKQGETQAFNEIILLYEKQVFNLAFRIIKNREDAEEVAQDSFVKAYRRMKSFKGNSKFSTWLYRITYNNSLNKISANKRLGFSEELDDDKLDSSINNHGMKDLLDAERKDFIQKALTKMSPQENTLLTLYYQNECELKEIEEITGINRNTVKVQLHRARKRLEGHLQQMLKYEIESIR